A genomic stretch from Methanomassiliicoccales archaeon includes:
- the cysK gene encoding cysteine synthase A — protein MKVVSNILELRGNTPMIKLNRIVSPGFATIYAKLEYFNPTGSVKDRIAAYMIEEAEKRGELKPGYRIVEATTGNTGIAFALAGAMKGYRVTIVMPEGMSEERKKILRALGAEIIYTPGSETDVDKCIKKVREIQKSDSRVWVPGQFTSMDNVLAHEKTTGPECVEQVGRDINAFVAGIGSGGTLMGVARYFRKEGINAEIVAVEPEECSVIKKGKKGPHRIEGIGDGFIPEIVDTNLITRVELVSDREAIEMARRLAKEEGILCGISAGANVTAALRIAQELGRGKNVVTIIPDTGMRYFSTDLFKDV, from the coding sequence ATGAAAGTCGTCAGTAACATTCTCGAATTACGGGGCAATACGCCGATGATAAAACTGAATAGAATTGTGTCACCCGGTTTTGCAACTATCTATGCAAAACTCGAATATTTTAATCCAACTGGTAGCGTCAAAGATCGGATTGCCGCGTATATGATAGAGGAAGCCGAAAAACGTGGTGAGCTCAAGCCAGGTTACCGAATTGTTGAGGCGACAACTGGTAATACTGGAATTGCTTTTGCGCTAGCTGGTGCAATGAAAGGATATCGCGTGACCATCGTCATGCCCGAAGGTATGAGCGAGGAAAGAAAAAAAATTCTTCGAGCGCTCGGCGCCGAAATTATTTATACGCCTGGTTCGGAAACAGACGTCGATAAATGCATCAAAAAAGTCAGGGAGATCCAAAAATCGGACTCGCGGGTCTGGGTTCCAGGTCAATTCACATCGATGGATAACGTTTTGGCGCATGAAAAAACGACCGGACCTGAATGCGTTGAACAGGTCGGACGTGATATCAATGCCTTCGTCGCTGGCATAGGATCTGGTGGGACATTGATGGGCGTCGCAAGGTATTTCAGAAAAGAGGGGATCAACGCTGAAATCGTCGCGGTGGAGCCTGAGGAATGTTCTGTAATCAAGAAGGGTAAAAAGGGACCACACAGGATTGAGGGAATCGGCGATGGATTTATTCCGGAGATCGTCGACACGAACTTGATCACGAGAGTTGAGCTCGTTAGCGACAGGGAGGCGATCGAAATGGCAAGGAGGTTGGCGAAGGAGGAAGGGATTCTCTGCGGGATATCCGCGGGGGCAAACGTTACGGCTGCGCTCAGAATCGCCCAGGAGCTCGGGAGAGGTAAGAACGTGGTGACAATCATCCCTGACACAGGAATGCGTTATTTTTCAACTGATCTCTTCAAGGACGTGTGA
- a CDS encoding 4Fe-4S dicluster domain-containing protein, with protein sequence MIVKLDKCIGCRSCEIACAREHSPSKSGERITADTRKALSRISIRTGLTNPTDAPEMRPRKGKSKTAITTGKAYPIRCRHCDDPKCVEACMSGALIKNEEGAVIHDPDKCVGCWMCIMACPYGAIKRDLENKIIVKCDLCLHRDTPACVEACKTGAIVCIVGEKSERQNESIAEGSG encoded by the coding sequence ATTATCGTGAAGCTCGATAAATGCATTGGGTGCAGGTCCTGCGAAATTGCGTGCGCGCGTGAACATTCTCCTTCGAAGAGTGGTGAACGGATCACTGCAGATACCAGGAAAGCGCTCTCGCGAATTTCGATAAGAACTGGATTGACCAACCCGACCGATGCCCCTGAAATGAGACCGAGAAAAGGGAAATCGAAAACGGCAATCACAACAGGAAAAGCATATCCAATCAGATGCAGGCACTGCGATGATCCAAAATGCGTCGAAGCGTGCATGTCTGGTGCTTTGATTAAGAATGAAGAGGGCGCTGTGATTCACGATCCTGACAAGTGTGTGGGATGCTGGATGTGCATCATGGCGTGCCCCTACGGAGCTATCAAAAGGGATTTGGAGAATAAAATCATCGTGAAATGCGATCTTTGCCTCCACAGAGACACGCCAGCATGCGTCGAGGCGTGCAAGACGGGCGCGATCGTTTGTATTGTCGGCGAGAAATCAGAGCGGCAGAATGAAAGTATCGCAGAGGGGTCTGGTTGA
- a CDS encoding NAD(P)/FAD-dependent oxidoreductase, with protein sequence MKVSQRGLVEMNLDAQYKYVIIGNSAAGIGCVEGIRKVDKEGSIAVISEEKMHTYSRCLTSYYIAGVVDDEKILFRPKDYYAKKNVTPILGKKVVKILPEDNHIVLDDGTRIGYSSLMIATGASPVIYDIPGNNKPGVFVLRTYEDARRISEAAAPGKRAVVMGGGLVGLKAADALHAKGVEVWVIVTSPQIMSQTMDRDGAEILRKQLEENGIKVMTETNVEEIIGNKKVEAVRLSTGQTLTCDIVIFAKGVRPNIGLAKDAGIDTDYGILVDTHMRTSVPNIYAAGDVAEAKDFITGERYIHAIWPNAVEQGCIAGQNMAGRDVEYAGGIAMNSVDLFGLASIAVGFTRPRGKDHGYEIISRSIPEKKFYRKIVLKDGVIVGAICIGEVEAAGVFAGLIKRRANVSKIKELLLREDFDYAKVLGEGLIKDTSYFATA encoded by the coding sequence ATGAAAGTATCGCAGAGGGGTCTGGTTGAAATGAATCTAGACGCTCAATACAAATATGTGATCATAGGGAACAGTGCAGCGGGTATCGGATGCGTGGAAGGAATCAGAAAGGTCGACAAAGAGGGAAGCATCGCAGTCATCTCCGAGGAAAAGATGCATACGTATTCTCGCTGCCTAACATCGTACTACATTGCTGGCGTCGTCGATGATGAAAAGATTCTGTTCCGCCCGAAAGATTACTACGCGAAGAAAAACGTCACACCGATACTCGGAAAGAAGGTTGTGAAGATTCTTCCCGAAGACAACCACATTGTACTCGATGATGGAACAAGAATTGGTTACTCGTCGCTTATGATCGCCACTGGCGCCTCGCCCGTCATCTACGATATCCCAGGCAACAACAAACCCGGCGTTTTTGTTTTGAGAACTTACGAAGACGCGAGACGCATCTCTGAAGCAGCTGCACCTGGCAAAAGAGCGGTCGTGATGGGTGGTGGTCTCGTAGGTCTCAAGGCGGCAGATGCGCTCCATGCAAAGGGGGTTGAAGTTTGGGTTATTGTGACATCACCTCAGATCATGTCGCAGACGATGGACAGAGATGGTGCGGAAATACTGAGAAAACAGCTAGAAGAAAACGGTATCAAGGTCATGACAGAGACCAATGTCGAGGAAATTATCGGCAACAAGAAGGTTGAGGCGGTTCGGCTTTCGACGGGACAGACATTAACATGCGATATCGTCATATTCGCAAAAGGCGTTCGTCCGAACATCGGTCTAGCTAAGGATGCGGGCATCGACACTGATTATGGCATTCTCGTCGATACCCACATGAGGACGAGTGTCCCGAATATCTACGCGGCTGGCGATGTTGCTGAGGCAAAAGACTTTATCACCGGGGAAAGATACATTCATGCGATCTGGCCTAATGCCGTTGAGCAGGGATGCATCGCCGGTCAAAACATGGCGGGTCGTGATGTTGAATACGCTGGTGGCATCGCGATGAACTCGGTTGATCTGTTCGGCCTTGCGTCGATCGCCGTTGGCTTTACAAGACCCCGTGGGAAGGATCATGGCTATGAAATTATCAGCCGTTCGATTCCCGAGAAAAAGTTCTACAGGAAGATCGTCTTGAAAGACGGTGTGATCGTCGGTGCGATTTGCATTGGCGAGGTAGAGGCGGCTGGGGTCTTTGCTGGGCTTATCAAGAGGAGAGCGAACGTATCGAAGATTAAGGAGCTTCTGTTGAGGGAAGACTTCGATTACGCCAAGGTGCTCGGAGAGGGCTTGATAAAAGACACAAGCTATTTCGCCACCGCCTGA
- the acs gene encoding acetate--CoA ligase → MSEAKIIESVMEERRRFPPPKEFSQKAHIGSIEIYNQMYKESIENPEAFWEKWAKEIDWISPWTKVFEWDAENIKIEWFKGAKLNASYNCLDRHVKTWRKNKAAIIWQGEPENDVRGFTYQQLLTEVCKFANVLKARGIKKGDRVAIYLPMIPELPIAMLACARIGAVHSVIFGGFSSESLKDRIRDSRCKMLITADGTYRGGKLVALKANGDLAIAKEDYVKSVIVVKRSGIPVEMKEGRDFWWHEVMENASADCPLEIMDAEDPLFILYTSGSTGKPKGVLHTTGGYLLYVLLTFKWIFDYHEEDTYWCTADIGWITGHSYIVYGPLAAGATTVMFEGIPTYPQVDRYWRIIEKFRVNIFYTAPTAIRALMREGDHWPKSRDLSSLRLLGSVGEAINPEAWMWYYNVIGGGRCPIVDTWWQTETGGILITPLPGATILKPGCATKPFFGIEPAILREDGTEADVNEGGYLVIKKPWPGIMRTVYGQHERFKEIYWSRFPGVYLTGDGARRDEDGDIWIVGRVDDVIKVSGHRIGAAEVESALVSHKDVAEAAVVPIPHPIKGEAIFAFVTLKAGVRESEELKKELILHVRQQVGPIAAPEIIQFASALPKTRSGKIMRRILRKIAAGTVEDLGDTTTLADPSVVEKLIAARKELIK, encoded by the coding sequence ATGAGCGAAGCTAAGATCATCGAAAGTGTGATGGAGGAGCGGAGGCGGTTCCCGCCACCAAAAGAATTTTCTCAAAAAGCGCATATCGGCAGCATTGAAATATACAACCAGATGTACAAGGAGTCGATTGAAAACCCCGAAGCTTTCTGGGAAAAATGGGCAAAAGAAATCGACTGGATATCGCCATGGACAAAAGTTTTTGAATGGGATGCCGAGAACATCAAGATCGAATGGTTCAAAGGCGCGAAACTCAACGCTTCGTATAATTGTCTTGATCGGCATGTCAAAACCTGGAGAAAAAACAAGGCTGCAATCATCTGGCAGGGAGAGCCGGAAAATGATGTCAGGGGTTTCACGTACCAGCAATTATTAACAGAAGTCTGTAAGTTCGCGAATGTTCTCAAGGCGAGGGGGATCAAAAAAGGGGATCGCGTCGCGATTTATCTGCCGATGATTCCTGAATTGCCAATCGCAATGCTTGCATGTGCCAGGATCGGTGCTGTGCACAGCGTGATTTTTGGGGGGTTCAGTTCCGAATCGCTCAAGGATCGAATTCGAGACAGCCGATGCAAAATGTTGATCACGGCTGATGGCACATACAGAGGCGGAAAGCTCGTTGCGCTGAAGGCTAACGGGGATCTCGCGATAGCAAAAGAGGATTATGTAAAGAGTGTCATCGTCGTCAAAAGATCAGGAATTCCGGTGGAAATGAAAGAGGGTCGTGATTTCTGGTGGCACGAGGTCATGGAAAACGCATCTGCAGATTGCCCATTAGAGATAATGGATGCGGAGGATCCTCTCTTTATTCTCTACACAAGCGGATCGACTGGAAAACCGAAGGGCGTTCTTCATACAACGGGCGGTTACCTTCTGTACGTCCTCTTGACATTCAAATGGATCTTTGATTACCACGAAGAAGACACCTACTGGTGCACTGCGGATATCGGATGGATCACGGGACATAGCTACATCGTTTACGGACCCCTTGCAGCAGGTGCAACGACGGTTATGTTTGAGGGCATTCCCACATATCCGCAGGTTGATCGCTACTGGCGAATTATCGAAAAATTCCGTGTAAACATTTTTTACACGGCGCCGACCGCTATCAGGGCTTTGATGAGGGAGGGCGATCACTGGCCGAAATCGAGAGATTTATCGAGCCTGCGGTTGTTGGGGTCTGTTGGCGAGGCGATCAACCCCGAAGCTTGGATGTGGTACTACAACGTGATTGGTGGCGGGCGATGTCCAATCGTCGACACCTGGTGGCAGACCGAAACGGGAGGAATTCTCATTACGCCACTTCCTGGCGCTACAATACTGAAACCCGGATGTGCGACGAAACCCTTCTTCGGAATTGAACCAGCGATCCTACGCGAAGATGGAACGGAGGCCGATGTCAACGAGGGTGGATATCTTGTGATCAAAAAACCATGGCCAGGGATCATGCGGACGGTCTATGGACAACATGAACGTTTCAAGGAAATCTATTGGTCGCGCTTTCCTGGTGTGTATCTCACCGGCGACGGTGCAAGAAGGGATGAGGATGGCGACATCTGGATCGTTGGAAGGGTCGATGATGTTATCAAGGTGTCTGGTCACAGAATAGGAGCGGCAGAAGTTGAGAGCGCCCTCGTCAGCCACAAGGATGTTGCAGAAGCGGCTGTGGTACCGATTCCGCATCCAATCAAAGGTGAGGCGATCTTCGCGTTCGTCACGCTTAAAGCAGGTGTGAGGGAGTCGGAAGAGTTGAAAAAGGAGTTGATTTTACACGTGAGGCAACAGGTTGGCCCGATTGCGGCACCAGAGATCATTCAGTTCGCCTCGGCTCTTCCGAAAACTCGCAGCGGAAAGATCATGAGACGAATCCTGAGGAAAATTGCCGCGGGAACCGTTGAAGATCTCGGTGATACGACGACGCTTGCTGATCCTTCTGTGGTTGAAAAATTGATCGCGGCGAGAAAGGAGTTGATAAAATGA
- a CDS encoding carboxypeptidase regulatory-like domain-containing protein, whose product MPAKRKVVVAFLILLLISSIVFSLLFFPQIIVSGVVRDEDGYPIKAAKVISKGVVHPSSTLTDDSGRYSIAVRGYGRHTIMAMAEGYWIHLRNLTVIYPGTSLREFDFELTKNQQIYVTIVGIFATVDLNHTSMLTKFEFSPSPKGEVLIHDYAHKGRDLRFQYPFGGTYATNYQLLYRVLVEFSGEYYDTPGKPWNCYATQVITSWCGPGLADFLSPEEVPCNIRFVHSENVLNVTSFPTSQAILPEKLRPVLSLDILGNSFTFVPIVELIYPSSKGPVLALHLENTDTALHVYAIHIDSAGFPHVWEIS is encoded by the coding sequence ATGCCCGCGAAAAGAAAGGTGGTTGTCGCTTTCTTAATCTTATTACTCATTTCATCAATCGTTTTTTCATTACTGTTCTTCCCCCAAATTATTGTTTCTGGAGTAGTCAGGGATGAGGATGGGTATCCAATTAAAGCCGCGAAAGTGATCTCCAAGGGTGTGGTTCATCCCTCCTCGACGCTGACTGACGACTCTGGTCGTTACTCGATTGCAGTTAGAGGATACGGACGCCATACAATCATGGCTATGGCCGAGGGTTACTGGATCCATCTAAGAAATCTCACTGTAATTTATCCAGGTACCTCTTTACGCGAATTCGATTTTGAGTTGACCAAGAATCAACAAATCTATGTGACGATTGTGGGCATCTTCGCTACCGTCGATCTAAACCATACATCGATGCTTACCAAATTTGAGTTTTCGCCTTCGCCAAAAGGGGAAGTCCTCATCCACGACTACGCCCACAAAGGCAGGGACCTCAGGTTCCAGTACCCTTTTGGAGGGACTTATGCCACGAATTACCAATTGCTTTATCGGGTGCTAGTAGAGTTTAGTGGCGAGTATTATGATACACCAGGAAAACCTTGGAACTGCTATGCTACGCAAGTTATTACCTCATGGTGCGGGCCTGGTCTCGCGGATTTCTTAAGTCCTGAAGAGGTTCCTTGCAACATACGTTTCGTTCATTCGGAAAACGTCTTAAATGTAACGAGTTTTCCTACAAGTCAGGCAATTTTACCCGAGAAACTCAGGCCAGTGCTTTCCTTGGACATCCTCGGGAATTCTTTTACCTTTGTTCCGATTGTTGAGCTTATTTACCCTTCCAGTAAAGGACCTGTCCTTGCGCTCCATTTAGAAAACACTGATACCGCGCTTCATGTATATGCAATACATATCGATAGTGCTGGATTTCCCCATGTGTGGGAGATAAGCTGA
- a CDS encoding DNA-directed RNA polymerase subunit N gives MIIPVRCFTCGKVIGSLYQTFVRRVQLGEDPKQVLDDLGVKRYCCRRMIISHAELIDEIIPLG, from the coding sequence ATGATCATACCAGTAAGATGTTTTACTTGTGGAAAGGTGATTGGCAGCCTTTATCAGACATTTGTGAGGAGAGTCCAGCTGGGCGAGGATCCGAAGCAGGTGCTTGACGATCTCGGTGTGAAGCGCTACTGCTGCCGGCGGATGATCATTTCGCACGCGGAACTGATCGACGAAATTATCCCGCTCGGATGA
- a CDS encoding 30S ribosomal protein S9, protein MADIVNTTGKRKSAIARAVIRKGSGNVRINSIPLSIYSPEMARLKIMEPLVLAGERASTVDIDVNVQGGGVMGQAEASRTAIAKALVQFFEDEELAKMFKQYDRALLISDPRRKLPKKPLGRGARKKRQKSYR, encoded by the coding sequence ATGGCCGATATCGTCAATACAACTGGTAAAAGGAAATCCGCAATTGCACGAGCCGTCATTAGAAAGGGCTCAGGTAATGTAAGGATCAACAGTATACCTCTCAGCATCTATTCGCCAGAGATGGCCCGATTGAAGATCATGGAACCCTTGGTGCTTGCTGGAGAGAGAGCGTCGACAGTTGATATCGACGTCAACGTTCAAGGCGGTGGTGTCATGGGACAGGCCGAGGCGTCAAGGACAGCGATCGCGAAAGCTCTTGTCCAGTTTTTTGAGGATGAGGAGCTTGCGAAGATGTTTAAGCAGTACGATCGCGCTCTGCTCATCAGCGATCCTCGAAGGAAACTACCGAAGAAACCGCTCGGACGCGGCGCAAGAAAGAAGCGGCAAAAATCGTATAGGTGA
- a CDS encoding 50S ribosomal protein L13: MAVINAEGHVLGRLCSNIAERILKGEEIVVVNAEKALILGKKEMIFAEYKQKRERGKNLRGPYYPRRADLILKRTVRGMIPFDRPSGREAYRRLKVYVGVPKEFSSAEMEKVEEAIKPISGKYVTLSDVSAFLGSKVR; encoded by the coding sequence ATGGCCGTTATCAACGCTGAGGGACATGTCCTCGGGAGACTCTGCAGCAACATTGCAGAGAGAATCCTGAAAGGAGAAGAGATCGTCGTCGTCAACGCTGAAAAAGCATTGATCCTAGGGAAAAAGGAAATGATATTCGCTGAGTATAAGCAAAAGAGGGAAAGGGGAAAGAACCTTCGAGGGCCATATTATCCTAGGAGGGCAGATCTCATTTTAAAAAGAACGGTTCGCGGTATGATCCCATTTGATAGGCCGAGCGGAAGAGAAGCGTACCGCAGGTTGAAGGTTTATGTTGGTGTTCCAAAGGAATTCTCATCGGCGGAGATGGAAAAGGTGGAAGAGGCGATCAAGCCGATTTCAGGTAAGTATGTAACCCTTTCCGACGTCTCTGCATTTCTCGGTTCGAAGGTGAGGTGA
- a CDS encoding 50S ribosomal protein L18e gives MKKNEKTNPNLVLLIESLKRESRERGVEIWRDIARRLEKPRRNWAEVNLSRLERYSEDGAVVVVPGKVLGAGNLSKKLTVAAFKFSSSARKKIEDAGGKSMTIEQLVKEMPDGSGIRIMG, from the coding sequence ATGAAAAAGAATGAAAAGACGAATCCAAACCTTGTCCTCCTGATCGAATCCCTGAAAAGGGAATCTCGGGAGCGGGGTGTGGAAATCTGGCGAGACATTGCTAGGCGGCTTGAGAAGCCGAGGAGAAATTGGGCAGAGGTCAACCTCAGCAGATTGGAGCGGTATTCGGAGGATGGCGCTGTCGTTGTCGTTCCTGGCAAAGTTCTCGGTGCTGGTAATCTGAGCAAGAAACTGACAGTCGCGGCTTTCAAGTTCTCATCATCGGCGCGGAAGAAGATTGAAGATGCGGGTGGAAAGAGCATGACGATCGAGCAGCTCGTCAAGGAAATGCCTGACGGCAGTGGCATTAGGATTATGGGGTGA
- a CDS encoding TIM barrel protein has product MIRFGPAGIPLSCKGRTLKDGIEDVHNLGLNAMEIQMVRVNIVDRPPEDEEVGLTPMEVENDLVVGILRKKGKKEIQIIDPYEKIKADDTLVTLASGLAQNFQELTVLGRMGEELDVQLSMHTPYYMDLVSNTEMTEKSINSIKWAATMTNVMNGSIVVTHTGLYGEVGKKKAKENIAANLGQVMDWWKNHEVRPILGLETSGRQEVFGSLDEILDLCDEIDGIVPVVNFAHLHARENGILREPQDFAEVFDRTNQYVDGCHYVHFAGVEHEGGNEKRITPIKKGDLRFEPLAEFLVENMPNVTIISSSPLLEHDAMYMKVIFERALMKKVTKGSKVKKNDREEKD; this is encoded by the coding sequence ATGATCAGGTTCGGTCCAGCTGGGATTCCTCTTTCTTGTAAAGGCAGAACGCTAAAAGATGGGATTGAAGACGTCCATAATTTGGGTCTCAATGCAATGGAAATCCAGATGGTCAGAGTTAACATCGTTGATCGTCCGCCAGAAGACGAGGAAGTAGGACTAACCCCAATGGAAGTCGAGAACGATCTCGTCGTTGGGATTTTGAGAAAAAAGGGAAAGAAGGAAATCCAGATCATTGATCCATATGAGAAAATCAAAGCCGACGATACCCTGGTGACTCTTGCATCCGGTCTCGCACAGAATTTCCAAGAACTTACGGTTCTGGGGAGAATGGGTGAAGAGCTCGATGTCCAGCTCTCCATGCACACTCCGTATTATATGGATCTTGTGAGCAACACTGAGATGACCGAGAAGAGTATTAACAGCATCAAATGGGCTGCCACGATGACAAATGTGATGAATGGCTCGATTGTCGTGACACATACTGGATTATATGGCGAAGTGGGCAAGAAAAAGGCGAAGGAGAACATCGCGGCAAATCTCGGCCAAGTAATGGATTGGTGGAAAAATCACGAGGTTCGACCAATTCTGGGCTTGGAAACGAGCGGACGACAGGAGGTCTTCGGAAGTCTTGACGAAATTCTCGATCTTTGTGATGAAATTGATGGTATCGTGCCTGTCGTCAACTTTGCACATCTTCACGCACGGGAAAATGGTATTTTGAGGGAGCCGCAGGACTTTGCAGAAGTATTCGATCGCACGAATCAATACGTCGATGGCTGCCACTATGTGCATTTCGCGGGGGTCGAGCACGAGGGTGGCAATGAGAAGAGGATCACACCGATTAAGAAGGGCGATTTGCGATTCGAACCGCTCGCGGAATTTCTCGTGGAGAATATGCCGAACGTCACGATTATCTCGAGCTCACCGCTCCTCGAACACGACGCGATGTACATGAAGGTGATTTTTGAACGAGCCTTGATGAAGAAAGTTACAAAGGGTTCCAAAGTGAAGAAAAACGATCGAGAGGAGAAAGATTGA
- a CDS encoding SIS domain-containing protein: protein MICYITKEVQETLQRVDQKVVDEVIDSIIGAKKIFLYGVGRSGLVGQAFAVRLVQMGLDVHFIGEMTTPIVEEKDLVIIVSNTGETMSAIQTANIVRRVGAKVIAVTSNVHSKLSQAANITVEIAPKKDDQRKKYAPLGTLFEDSTFVFFDCIVPIIMARLGQNETSLRRRHAIWV, encoded by the coding sequence GTGATTTGCTATATCACTAAGGAAGTCCAGGAAACTTTACAAAGGGTAGATCAAAAAGTCGTCGATGAGGTCATCGATTCAATCATCGGTGCGAAGAAGATCTTTCTCTACGGCGTAGGCCGATCTGGACTCGTCGGCCAAGCATTCGCGGTTAGACTTGTGCAGATGGGGTTGGATGTTCATTTCATCGGTGAGATGACAACACCGATTGTCGAAGAAAAAGATCTAGTCATCATAGTATCTAACACTGGTGAAACAATGTCCGCTATTCAGACGGCGAACATTGTGAGGAGGGTTGGCGCGAAAGTCATCGCCGTCACCTCGAACGTCCACTCGAAGTTAAGCCAGGCAGCAAACATCACCGTCGAAATTGCCCCGAAAAAAGATGACCAGAGGAAGAAATACGCACCGCTTGGGACACTTTTTGAGGATTCGACATTCGTGTTTTTTGACTGCATTGTCCCGATCATCATGGCAAGACTGGGGCAGAACGAGACATCACTGCGTAGACGCCACGCGATCTGGGTCTGA
- a CDS encoding Mov34/MPN/PAD-1 family protein — MKQLRILGAEEIKIEERPPPPFERTKPHKWLSAKDLEEYKRMEGDGYELYVSKIAEEKMRNHSIRFAEMQKEAMGLLLGWIYRNGGKEYTIVKDVVTTDLESSSVHVRFDRDAFEKLFASLEEAGFNYLVVGWYHSHPGHGCFMSSTDVYTQRSLFRSSRHTAIVIDPVNKEIKAFYLDGKAIRTREFAIYWDEYENPYYGTRVKKRELRSDPDRVASTQ, encoded by the coding sequence TTGAAACAGCTCCGCATCCTCGGGGCGGAAGAAATAAAAATCGAGGAGCGCCCGCCACCTCCATTTGAAAGGACAAAGCCGCATAAATGGTTGAGCGCGAAAGACTTGGAGGAGTACAAGCGCATGGAAGGGGACGGCTACGAGTTGTATGTTTCCAAGATCGCCGAGGAGAAAATGAGGAATCATTCTATCCGTTTCGCCGAGATGCAGAAGGAAGCGATGGGGCTTCTCCTAGGCTGGATTTATAGGAACGGTGGGAAAGAATACACGATCGTCAAGGATGTCGTAACGACCGACCTCGAGTCCTCCTCCGTTCATGTTCGATTCGACAGAGACGCGTTCGAAAAATTATTTGCCTCTCTCGAAGAGGCTGGATTCAATTACCTCGTTGTCGGATGGTATCATTCGCATCCTGGCCACGGGTGCTTTATGTCATCGACTGACGTATATACGCAAAGGTCTCTATTCAGGAGTAGTCGTCATACAGCGATCGTCATTGATCCTGTAAATAAGGAAATAAAAGCGTTCTATCTCGACGGAAAAGCGATCAGGACGAGGGAATTTGCGATTTACTGGGATGAATATGAAAATCCTTACTACGGAACGCGCGTGAAAAAGAGGGAGTTACGTTCAGACCCAGATCGCGTGGCGTCTACGCAGTGA
- a CDS encoding ThiF family adenylyltransferase encodes MSALIRIGAIDEDRFDRSRRIRWLDMERIESARCFVAGAGALGNEVIKNLVLSGVRSIVLVDMDYVVRSNLNRCVLFREEDALRKSMKAEIIAKRAKELNPEINITPINSRIEEIDLRCLKNYDVVFGCFDNIGARLHLNAHAYYYGVPYIDGGTDGTTGKIQVVLPPDTPCLQCATNKTHAKILEKRFSCTGADISIYEPKIPAEITTTSIIAAIQVREGLKIISGKKENCIRHVCYYNGLLNTFDSFEVSLDPMCPVHLSNLSNSIHPYSHS; translated from the coding sequence ATGAGTGCCTTGATCAGGATAGGTGCAATTGACGAAGATAGGTTCGATCGATCAAGAAGGATCAGATGGCTCGACATGGAAAGAATCGAGTCGGCGAGGTGTTTCGTGGCTGGGGCTGGCGCCCTTGGAAACGAAGTCATCAAAAATCTAGTACTTTCTGGCGTAAGATCGATTGTGCTTGTCGACATGGATTATGTCGTGCGTTCAAATCTCAATCGGTGTGTCCTTTTCAGGGAAGAGGACGCATTAAGAAAATCGATGAAGGCCGAAATCATCGCAAAGCGGGCCAAAGAACTTAATCCAGAGATAAACATCACGCCGATCAATTCAAGAATCGAGGAAATCGATTTGAGATGTTTGAAGAATTACGATGTTGTTTTCGGTTGTTTTGACAACATCGGCGCTCGACTGCATTTGAATGCTCACGCGTACTATTATGGTGTTCCGTATATTGACGGAGGAACCGATGGCACAACTGGAAAAATCCAGGTTGTACTGCCTCCTGATACTCCTTGCCTGCAATGCGCAACAAACAAAACGCACGCGAAAATTCTCGAGAAACGATTCAGTTGTACCGGTGCAGATATTTCAATTTACGAGCCTAAAATCCCCGCAGAAATCACGACGACGAGCATTATTGCAGCAATCCAGGTGAGAGAAGGACTCAAGATTATCAGCGGAAAGAAGGAAAATTGTATCAGGCATGTTTGCTATTACAACGGATTGCTTAATACCTTTGACTCATTTGAAGTTTCATTAGATCCGATGTGTCCGGTTCATCTTTCAAATCTATCTAATTCTATTCATCCGTATTCTCATTCGTGA